The proteins below are encoded in one region of Parvicella tangerina:
- a CDS encoding DUF1987 domain-containing protein, which yields MESLFIEATDTTPEIDFNIESGVFSIEGKAINNDAEEFFKPILSWLDDYLTAPNEVTHVVVKLDYFNISSSKRILFVFYKLNELIDSGYTVDVKWYYHEDEDDMYEVGQDFAFMVKVPFEFCEYSLYEKVLA from the coding sequence ATGGAATCACTTTTTATTGAAGCAACTGACACCACACCAGAAATTGATTTTAATATCGAATCAGGTGTGTTCAGTATAGAGGGGAAGGCAATCAATAATGATGCAGAGGAGTTTTTTAAACCGATTCTCTCTTGGTTAGATGATTATTTGACCGCTCCGAATGAGGTAACTCATGTGGTGGTTAAACTGGATTATTTCAATATCTCATCTAGTAAACGCATTCTTTTTGTTTTCTATAAACTGAATGAGTTGATCGATTCAGGGTATACCGTTGATGTGAAATGGTATTACCATGAAGATGAGGATGATATGTATGAAGTGGGACAGGATTTTGCGTTCATGGTTAAAGTGCCTTTCGAGTTTTGTGAGTATTCATTGTACGAAAAGGTGTTAGCCTGA
- a CDS encoding HD domain-containing protein: MSLIEKVREQIKNDFSGEGTGHDWWHIHRVVNNARSIQEVEGGDEELIELAALLHDVGDHKFHKEKEAQEKLITQLMTDLGAESQKIKVVLGVVKQVSFKGGEVNREVDSLEAKVVQDADRLDALGAIGIARAFAYGGSKNRMIYHPDEAPKEFQSFEEYKNDKGHTINHFYEKLLKLKDMMQTETGRKMAEQRHQFMEAYLEQFYAEWSGTA; this comes from the coding sequence ATGAGTTTGATTGAAAAGGTAAGAGAACAGATCAAAAATGATTTCTCTGGAGAAGGAACCGGTCATGATTGGTGGCACATTCATCGAGTGGTGAATAACGCAAGATCCATCCAAGAAGTGGAGGGTGGAGATGAAGAGTTGATTGAATTAGCTGCTTTGTTGCATGATGTTGGGGATCATAAATTTCATAAAGAGAAGGAGGCACAAGAAAAATTGATTACTCAACTGATGACTGATCTCGGTGCTGAGAGTCAAAAAATCAAAGTTGTTTTAGGCGTTGTGAAGCAAGTTTCTTTCAAAGGAGGTGAAGTAAACCGAGAAGTGGATTCTCTTGAAGCCAAAGTGGTTCAAGATGCAGATCGATTAGATGCATTAGGGGCAATAGGAATAGCAAGAGCATTCGCCTACGGTGGTAGTAAAAATAGAATGATCTACCATCCCGATGAAGCGCCAAAAGAATTTCAATCTTTTGAGGAGTATAAAAATGATAAGGGACATACCATTAATCATTTCTATGAAAAGTTGCTAAAACTAAAAGATATGATGCAGACAGAGACCGGACGCAAGATGGCGGAGCAACGCCATCAGTTCATGGAAGCTTATCTGGAACAATTTTACGCTGAATGGAGTGGTACGGCCTAA
- a CDS encoding OmpH family outer membrane protein yields the protein MDVKKLTIVNVILIIAVIALFVLHFAAGNGGSGETGSTEREDGDDTTKVAMTNSSGKSLKIAWANSDTVTKYYELAKKYEATLIEQQTSAQAELENMYSKYQKKKAALEKEAPILGQVELNERLGELQQLEQQIMQAEQVLQNDLMNKEYAANASYLSMTHDFMQEIGKELGYDYIFSYRLGGQLIYVPEGDDVTYEIIDLLNEAYANHGE from the coding sequence ATGGACGTAAAAAAACTTACAATTGTAAACGTTATTTTAATAATTGCTGTTATAGCGCTATTTGTGCTGCATTTCGCAGCAGGAAATGGTGGTTCTGGTGAAACGGGAAGTACTGAAAGAGAAGACGGTGATGACACCACAAAAGTGGCAATGACCAATAGCTCAGGCAAATCACTAAAAATAGCTTGGGCGAATAGCGATACGGTGACGAAGTATTATGAATTGGCAAAGAAATACGAAGCTACGCTGATCGAGCAACAAACAAGTGCACAGGCTGAGCTAGAAAATATGTATTCGAAATACCAGAAAAAGAAGGCAGCACTTGAAAAAGAAGCCCCAATCCTTGGTCAAGTTGAACTGAATGAACGATTGGGTGAGCTCCAACAATTGGAACAACAGATCATGCAAGCAGAGCAAGTGCTTCAAAATGATTTGATGAACAAAGAATACGCTGCAAATGCATCTTACCTTTCAATGACGCATGACTTTATGCAGGAAATTGGTAAAGAGTTAGGGTATGATTACATCTTTAGTTATCGTTTGGGAGGTCAATTGATTTACGTTCCAGAAGGTGATGACGTTACTTATGAAATTATAGATTTGTTGAATGAGGCTTACGCTAATCACGGAGAGTAA
- a CDS encoding THUMP domain-containing class I SAM-dependent RNA methyltransferase codes for MKLIARTFAGLEELLEKEITQLGGEKVKTHKRAVSFLGDQRLMYKVNMFSRVALDVLTPIAKFEAKNPEHLYKEIMKIKWDKYMSADATFFISTIVYSSVFTHSQFVALKTKDAIVDQFREEFDRRPDIDKSRPDLRITIRVNETKCEVLLNSSGAPLFKRGYRTKTGKAPLNEILAAGIILKTNWDKKTPFIDPMCGSGTIPIEAGMIARNIAPCLIRKDYGFQKWKDYDRRAFEDLMKEAEDQVVENRVVIKGFDQDLYVLGLAKRNLKNVPRLAGNITLEKADFFQSDKIFDKGILVFNPPYDRRIAIYDADEYYSKIGTHLKHTFDGYHAWILSGNWMALKHVGLKPTEKITLFNGAEECKLMHYTLYQGSKKRKSNRN; via the coding sequence ATGAAGCTTATTGCCAGGACATTTGCCGGCTTGGAAGAACTGCTGGAAAAAGAGATCACTCAATTAGGAGGAGAAAAGGTTAAGACACACAAAAGAGCAGTCTCTTTCCTGGGTGATCAGCGACTGATGTATAAGGTGAATATGTTCTCAAGAGTTGCTCTTGACGTACTAACTCCTATTGCAAAGTTTGAAGCTAAGAATCCGGAGCATCTCTACAAAGAGATCATGAAGATCAAATGGGACAAGTATATGTCTGCTGATGCTACTTTTTTCATTTCTACCATCGTTTACTCTTCTGTGTTTACACATTCGCAATTTGTAGCGCTGAAGACTAAAGATGCTATAGTAGATCAATTCAGAGAAGAATTTGACAGACGGCCTGATATTGATAAGTCGCGTCCAGACTTGAGGATCACGATAAGGGTTAACGAAACGAAATGTGAAGTTCTGCTTAATTCTAGTGGCGCACCACTTTTTAAACGAGGGTACCGAACAAAAACAGGTAAAGCGCCCTTGAACGAAATCCTTGCTGCTGGAATTATTCTTAAAACTAACTGGGATAAAAAAACTCCCTTCATCGACCCCATGTGTGGTTCTGGAACCATTCCGATTGAAGCGGGTATGATTGCCAGAAACATCGCTCCATGTCTAATCAGAAAGGACTATGGTTTCCAAAAATGGAAAGACTATGACCGAAGGGCCTTTGAAGACCTCATGAAGGAGGCTGAGGACCAAGTAGTCGAAAATCGAGTAGTTATAAAAGGGTTTGATCAGGACCTATACGTCTTGGGACTTGCAAAAAGAAATCTTAAAAACGTTCCTCGACTTGCCGGAAATATTACCTTGGAGAAAGCTGATTTCTTCCAGAGTGATAAAATCTTCGATAAAGGTATTTTGGTGTTTAACCCGCCTTATGACCGAAGAATTGCAATCTATGATGCGGATGAATACTATAGTAAAATTGGTACGCACCTGAAACATACGTTTGATGGCTACCACGCATGGATCCTATCAGGAAACTGGATGGCGCTCAAACATGTTGGCCTAAAGCCTACGGAAAAGATCACACTCTTTAACGGAGCAGAAGAATGTAAATTGATGCACTACACTCTTTATCAGGGATCGAAGAAAAGGAAATCAAACCGCAATTAG
- a CDS encoding acyl carrier protein gives MSDVKSRVVAIIVDKLGVDEGEVTPEASFTNDLGADSLDTVELIMEFEKEFNIAIPDEQAENIQTVGEAISYIEENM, from the coding sequence ATGTCAGATGTTAAATCAAGAGTAGTCGCAATTATCGTTGATAAATTGGGCGTTGATGAAGGAGAAGTTACTCCAGAAGCAAGTTTCACTAACGACTTGGGAGCAGATTCTTTGGATACTGTAGAGTTGATCATGGAATTTGAAAAAGAGTTCAACATTGCTATCCCAGATGAGCAAGCTGAAAACATCCAAACCGTTGGAGAAGCAATTAGCTACATCGAGGAAAATATGTAA
- a CDS encoding PP2C family protein-serine/threonine phosphatase has translation MAVSELFQNIVGNLKTRILLIVFATIFGVASFFIVFGYFNQLANYEEAVLNQLMGVVSGLGTNLDGDQHEELMKKYPWRDDISAYGQDSDYDSLALSLSKVQEANELSSPIFTMYYDDEERIFLYAITSDTSKTIFRHKYEMYPNVLLEKMATGGKIETYDTESGEWISAFYPIKNTQGEVVGLIQADMEFGAFKEKAFDQFKTQALISFGVILLISIGIYPYVRSVLREDEQLKVELFEQKQVIEEHNQLIEERNKDLRESLNYASQIQETMLPSPKVMQNVLENSFVFYQPKEKISGDFFWVRKDGNHVYLALSDCSGHGIPGALMSMIGLSKLTSIHAHHPEFAPHEMLNKMDDEVTESLTVKSYRSSTTDSMDVGICKIDTAAKKVIFAGGQVDLYQIRNGEITEYKGDRFPIAGGDAYDKGKFNQTIIKAEAGDDFYLFSDGFADQFGGPKQKKFMNKNFKKLLIEIQGQTADEKRERLSKEFNTWKGDLEQLDDVLVIGFTL, from the coding sequence ATGGCGGTATCAGAACTATTCCAAAATATTGTAGGCAACCTGAAAACAAGAATCTTGCTCATTGTTTTCGCGACAATTTTTGGCGTGGCTTCCTTCTTTATTGTGTTTGGATATTTCAATCAGTTGGCAAATTACGAAGAAGCTGTACTGAACCAATTGATGGGTGTAGTCAGCGGTCTTGGCACAAATTTAGACGGAGACCAACACGAGGAGTTGATGAAGAAATACCCCTGGCGTGATGACATCTCTGCCTACGGTCAGGACTCCGATTATGACAGTCTTGCCTTATCACTTTCAAAAGTGCAGGAAGCTAACGAACTGTCCTCCCCTATTTTCACCATGTACTATGATGATGAAGAGCGTATCTTTTTGTATGCCATCACTTCAGACACTTCGAAAACTATTTTCAGACACAAATATGAGATGTATCCAAACGTCTTGCTTGAAAAAATGGCTACAGGAGGCAAGATCGAAACGTACGACACAGAAAGTGGCGAATGGATATCAGCTTTTTATCCCATCAAGAATACTCAAGGAGAAGTCGTAGGACTTATCCAGGCAGATATGGAGTTCGGTGCTTTCAAAGAAAAAGCATTTGATCAATTCAAAACGCAGGCACTCATCTCATTTGGGGTAATACTCCTGATTTCTATTGGTATATACCCCTACGTTAGAAGCGTATTGAGGGAGGATGAACAACTCAAAGTTGAACTGTTTGAGCAAAAACAAGTTATTGAAGAACACAATCAACTGATCGAAGAGCGAAACAAAGATTTACGTGAAAGCTTGAATTACGCCAGTCAGATTCAGGAGACCATGTTGCCTAGTCCCAAAGTGATGCAAAACGTATTGGAGAATTCCTTTGTTTTCTATCAACCCAAAGAAAAGATCAGTGGTGACTTTTTCTGGGTCAGAAAAGATGGTAACCATGTTTACCTTGCCTTATCAGACTGTTCAGGGCACGGCATTCCAGGGGCATTAATGAGTATGATCGGCTTATCAAAATTAACCAGCATTCACGCCCATCATCCAGAGTTTGCACCTCACGAAATGCTTAACAAAATGGACGATGAAGTAACCGAGAGTTTAACGGTTAAAAGCTATCGATCCTCAACTACTGACAGTATGGATGTGGGAATTTGTAAAATTGATACGGCAGCCAAAAAAGTCATATTTGCAGGAGGACAAGTTGACCTCTACCAGATCAGAAACGGAGAGATTACCGAATATAAAGGAGATCGTTTTCCAATAGCGGGTGGTGACGCCTATGACAAAGGAAAATTCAATCAAACGATCATCAAAGCAGAGGCTGGAGATGACTTTTACTTGTTCTCCGATGGTTTTGCAGATCAGTTCGGTGGTCCAAAGCAAAAGAAGTTTATGAACAAGAACTTCAAGAAATTATTAATCGAGATTCAAGGCCAAACAGCAGACGAAAAGCGAGAGCGACTTTCTAAAGAGTTCAACACCTGGAAAGGTGATTTAGAACAGCTGGACGATGTTTTGGTGATTGGGTTTACACTTTAA
- the rnc gene encoding ribonuclease III — MGSIFFWNLKKSDREKQINYLIQTNFGLKPKKFKLYEQALTHKSYLKKNADQEHNERLEFLGDAVISTVVAEVLFYKYPTKTEGQLTQMRARIVSRDNLNVIGDKIGLEPFINYQKTRNKFKSLMGNTVESIVGALFVEFGYDRTATALKKNIFNEQFNFEEVVKQNVDYKSQLIIQCQRNRQEIKFELIEEVISPNGKPVFTMAVVIDEEEKARADAFSKRKAEQKAAKKVLDTSN, encoded by the coding sequence ATGGGTAGTATCTTCTTTTGGAACTTAAAGAAGTCTGATCGTGAGAAACAAATCAACTACCTAATTCAAACCAATTTCGGACTAAAGCCTAAAAAGTTTAAACTTTACGAACAGGCATTAACACATAAGTCTTATTTAAAAAAGAATGCCGATCAGGAGCATAATGAACGCTTAGAGTTTTTAGGTGATGCAGTAATCAGTACTGTGGTTGCTGAGGTACTCTTTTATAAATATCCAACTAAGACAGAGGGACAACTGACCCAAATGCGAGCACGCATAGTAAGTCGTGACAACCTGAATGTTATTGGTGATAAAATTGGTCTGGAACCTTTTATCAACTATCAAAAGACCAGGAATAAATTTAAGTCCCTGATGGGAAATACGGTAGAATCTATTGTAGGGGCATTATTCGTGGAGTTTGGATATGATAGGACCGCAACAGCACTCAAAAAGAACATCTTTAACGAACAGTTTAATTTTGAAGAGGTTGTTAAGCAAAATGTAGACTACAAAAGTCAGTTAATCATCCAATGTCAAAGAAACCGTCAGGAAATAAAGTTTGAACTCATTGAGGAAGTGATCAGTCCAAATGGCAAACCCGTTTTCACAATGGCGGTTGTAATTGATGAAGAAGAGAAAGCTAGAGCCGATGCTTTTTCCAAAAGGAAGGCAGAACAAAAAGCGGCAAAAAAGGTGTTGGACACCAGCAATTAA
- a CDS encoding RNA-binding S4 domain-containing protein yields MEFQLNGQEYIQLNDLLKVLSLVGTGGEAKIRILEGEVFLNGEVCQVIRKKLREGDVVQLGEMEILISA; encoded by the coding sequence ATGGAGTTCCAACTCAACGGACAAGAGTATATTCAACTGAATGATCTGTTAAAGGTTTTATCACTTGTGGGCACAGGCGGGGAGGCCAAAATTCGCATTCTGGAAGGTGAAGTTTTTTTGAATGGTGAAGTCTGTCAGGTTATTCGTAAAAAACTTCGAGAAGGAGATGTAGTGCAGCTTGGAGAAATGGAGATCTTAATCAGTGCTTAG
- a CDS encoding glycosyltransferase: protein MFALDLPNIILGITGFFFLIQLMYYLFIFLRITVKGKRESVVHELKPVSVIICARNEEQNILNYLPKVLEQDYPRFQVVLINDRSWDETWDVMEAMARKDDRIKLVNIPDSGKDDFAKKFALTVGIKAAKYDQLVFIDADCYPASSQWLKKMAERFSSQKRIVLGAGTYLKHKGLTNKLIRFDTCSIAAQYLSFAKAGVPYMGVGRNLAYKNELYDSVRGFKSHYHIPSGDDDLFINEVANGKNTAICFEEDAITLSEPKRTFRDWRIQKRRHMVTGKHYKFKHKLLLTLFPLSYLLFLFFAVLSATFHGFWYIPLALIGVRLILQYIANWRVFKTMQSKDVYWLIPVYELIMLILNPYLSLTSNKYNKLH from the coding sequence ATGTTTGCCTTAGATCTGCCGAATATCATATTGGGAATTACTGGTTTTTTCTTTTTAATACAACTCATGTATTATCTTTTTATATTTCTCAGAATTACGGTAAAAGGCAAAAGAGAGTCGGTAGTGCACGAATTGAAGCCTGTTTCGGTGATCATTTGTGCCAGAAATGAGGAACAGAACATCCTAAATTATTTGCCAAAGGTGTTAGAGCAGGATTACCCAAGATTTCAGGTGGTGTTAATTAATGATAGAAGTTGGGATGAAACCTGGGATGTGATGGAGGCCATGGCTCGGAAAGATGATCGAATCAAATTGGTTAATATTCCAGATAGTGGCAAAGATGATTTCGCGAAGAAATTTGCACTCACTGTTGGTATAAAGGCGGCCAAATATGATCAGTTGGTTTTTATTGACGCAGATTGTTACCCTGCATCTAGTCAATGGTTGAAGAAGATGGCTGAGCGATTTTCCTCTCAAAAAAGAATCGTTTTGGGAGCGGGTACTTACCTTAAGCATAAAGGGTTGACCAATAAATTGATTCGATTTGATACTTGCTCAATTGCAGCACAGTACTTGTCCTTTGCCAAAGCTGGTGTTCCGTATATGGGAGTAGGGAGAAATCTGGCCTACAAGAATGAATTGTATGATAGTGTAAGAGGATTTAAAAGCCATTACCATATTCCAAGTGGGGATGATGATTTATTTATTAATGAAGTTGCTAATGGGAAGAATACAGCTATATGCTTCGAAGAAGATGCAATAACACTGAGTGAACCTAAACGAACTTTTCGAGATTGGCGAATTCAGAAGAGAAGGCACATGGTAACAGGAAAGCATTATAAGTTCAAGCATAAACTGCTATTAACGTTGTTCCCTTTGTCATACCTTTTGTTTCTCTTCTTTGCTGTCCTAAGTGCAACTTTTCATGGTTTTTGGTATATTCCCTTAGCATTGATTGGGGTGCGTTTAATCCTACAGTATATTGCCAATTGGAGAGTTTTCAAGACTATGCAGTCGAAAGATGTCTACTGGTTGATTCCAGTCTATGAATTAATAATGCTAATTTTAAATCCGTATTTGAGTTTAACCAGTAACAAATACAATAAACTACATTAA
- a CDS encoding DUF819 family protein, which produces MGEIAGKLGQIGDILITGLVRENTILFGMLAVVLGAIFYTSSLKSWKSFYKFVPALLLCYLIPALLSEFNLVDASIRDVPYKSLAKPFLLPAALVLMTLGIDFQGLKKLGWRAIVMFLAGTIGVIIGGPVAVLATDLISSDTVIGDTIIEGVNQYDATWRGLSTLAGSWIGGGANQAAMLETYKYKQELYGQMVTVDIVVANLWMAVLLFSAGHYKKIDNWLKADNSAMENLKNRIKDYQSSTAKVASTTDLMVIMAIAFGAVGLSHFLSSIISDAMVSILGKEHPFASSFLWLVVLTTTIGLSLSFTKMRKYEGAGASKIGSLFIYILVAAIGLRMDLMQALDNPLLILLGVIWMIIHVAIMLGVAKLIKAPLFYVAVGSKANIGGAASAPVVASAFDPSLASVGALMAILGYAVGTYGAIACAELMRMVSL; this is translated from the coding sequence ATGGGCGAGATAGCAGGAAAATTGGGACAAATCGGAGATATTTTAATCACTGGACTTGTTCGTGAAAACACAATACTCTTTGGAATGCTTGCCGTTGTTTTAGGTGCCATCTTCTACACGAGTTCACTAAAGAGTTGGAAGAGCTTCTACAAGTTTGTTCCAGCGCTTCTATTATGCTACTTAATACCAGCTCTACTTTCTGAATTTAACCTTGTAGATGCTTCCATTCGTGATGTTCCTTACAAAAGTTTAGCCAAGCCTTTTCTATTGCCTGCCGCTCTTGTTCTAATGACACTAGGAATTGATTTTCAAGGATTGAAAAAACTGGGATGGAGAGCTATTGTCATGTTTTTGGCAGGAACAATTGGTGTAATCATAGGAGGTCCTGTTGCTGTCCTTGCTACTGACTTGATTTCATCTGACACTGTAATTGGAGACACCATAATAGAGGGTGTAAATCAATACGATGCTACCTGGAGAGGACTGAGTACTCTTGCAGGAAGCTGGATTGGTGGAGGCGCAAATCAGGCAGCGATGCTTGAAACTTATAAGTACAAACAGGAGTTATACGGGCAAATGGTAACAGTAGATATCGTAGTAGCTAATCTATGGATGGCTGTCTTGCTATTTAGTGCTGGGCATTACAAAAAGATAGACAACTGGCTTAAAGCCGACAACTCTGCGATGGAAAATTTAAAGAACAGAATAAAGGACTATCAGTCTTCAACAGCTAAAGTAGCCTCAACAACAGATCTGATGGTGATTATGGCGATTGCCTTTGGTGCTGTAGGGCTTTCGCACTTCCTGAGTTCGATTATTTCTGATGCAATGGTGTCTATTCTAGGAAAAGAGCACCCATTTGCTTCAAGCTTTTTATGGTTAGTTGTACTAACAACTACTATCGGACTCAGCCTTTCTTTCACCAAAATGCGCAAATATGAGGGAGCAGGTGCTTCAAAAATCGGAAGCTTATTCATCTATATTCTTGTTGCAGCAATCGGTTTACGAATGGATCTCATGCAGGCATTAGACAACCCGCTTTTGATTCTTCTTGGAGTTATTTGGATGATTATCCATGTCGCAATTATGTTGGGAGTTGCCAAACTAATCAAGGCCCCATTATTCTACGTGGCTGTTGGTTCAAAAGCGAATATCGGAGGAGCAGCATCGGCACCAGTTGTGGCTTCAGCCTTTGATCCCTCGCTGGCTTCTGTTGGTGCGCTGATGGCTATTCTTGGATATGCTGTAGGTACTTATGGTGCTATTGCCTGTGCTGAGTTGATGAGAATGGTTTCCTTGTAG
- a CDS encoding DUF4924 family protein, producing MYISRQKREENIAEFVLYMWQIEDVIRACNLDLAKIEKTIIANQDLEEAQKEELKKWYKDLCNKMKIQKIEKVGHLREVNEVVEELSMLHNSLLTYYKDEKYIEFYSFAEQFIDEFKKVSNNPKASNIEVMFTALYAKLILKLQGKDISSSTEEAFDAFRNVLAYLASKYKQMQNGELSE from the coding sequence ATGTATATTTCAAGACAGAAGAGAGAAGAAAATATAGCAGAGTTCGTACTCTACATGTGGCAGATCGAAGATGTGATTCGTGCTTGTAACCTGGATCTGGCGAAGATCGAAAAGACCATTATCGCCAATCAGGACCTAGAAGAGGCGCAAAAAGAAGAACTCAAAAAATGGTATAAGGATCTTTGTAACAAAATGAAGATTCAGAAGATCGAGAAAGTTGGTCATTTGAGAGAGGTTAATGAAGTTGTAGAGGAACTAAGTATGCTACACAATTCATTGCTCACGTACTACAAAGACGAAAAGTATATTGAGTTCTACAGTTTTGCAGAGCAGTTTATCGATGAATTCAAAAAAGTTTCGAATAATCCGAAAGCCTCAAATATTGAGGTGATGTTTACTGCACTTTATGCCAAATTGATCTTAAAACTTCAGGGGAAAGATATTTCTTCATCTACTGAAGAGGCGTTTGACGCATTTCGCAATGTGCTTGCCTACTTAGCGTCAAAGTACAAGCAGATGCAGAATGGTGAGCTGTCGGAGTAA
- the fabF gene encoding beta-ketoacyl-ACP synthase II: MKRVVVTGMGALTPLGNNLNDYWKNLVDGVSGAAPITKFDAELFKTQFACEVKGFDVQEIMERKEARKLDLFSQYAMATAIEAMEDSKLDLESVNLDRCGVIWGSGIGGLKTFQEECFNFANGDGTPRFNPFFIPKMIVDIAAGHISMKYGLRGPNYVTVSACASSTNAMIDALMLIQLGKSDVIVTGGSEAAVNIAGIGGFNALKALSTRNDSPETASRPFDATRDGFVLGEGSGCLILEELEHAKARGAKIYAEVVGGGLTADAHHMTAPHPEGLGAMNVMKLAIEDAGMKPEDIDYVNVHGTSTPLGDIAETKAIKEVFGEHAYNLNISSTKSMTGHLLGAAGAIEAIACVKAVQEDIVPPTINFEVEDENIDYKLNFTFGKAQKREVRAALSNTFGFGGHNTSVIVKKYNG; encoded by the coding sequence ATGAAAAGAGTAGTAGTAACAGGAATGGGAGCTTTGACTCCGTTAGGTAACAACCTCAATGACTATTGGAAGAATCTGGTAGATGGTGTGAGTGGTGCAGCCCCAATTACTAAATTTGATGCTGAGCTTTTCAAAACTCAATTCGCTTGCGAAGTCAAAGGCTTCGATGTTCAGGAAATTATGGAGAGAAAAGAGGCGAGGAAACTCGACCTCTTTTCTCAATATGCTATGGCAACAGCGATCGAAGCCATGGAGGATTCTAAGTTGGACTTAGAAAGTGTAAACCTGGACAGATGTGGAGTGATTTGGGGATCTGGAATTGGTGGTTTAAAAACATTTCAAGAGGAGTGCTTTAACTTCGCTAACGGAGATGGGACACCACGATTCAATCCGTTTTTTATTCCAAAAATGATCGTAGATATTGCCGCAGGTCATATCTCAATGAAGTATGGTTTACGCGGACCTAACTATGTTACCGTATCTGCATGTGCGTCTTCAACCAATGCGATGATCGATGCACTGATGTTAATCCAACTCGGTAAGTCTGATGTGATTGTAACTGGTGGTTCAGAGGCAGCGGTAAACATCGCAGGTATTGGTGGTTTTAACGCCTTGAAGGCGCTTTCTACTAGAAATGACTCCCCAGAAACAGCTTCGAGACCGTTTGATGCAACCAGAGATGGTTTTGTGCTCGGAGAAGGGTCAGGTTGTTTGATCCTAGAAGAATTGGAGCACGCCAAAGCTCGAGGAGCTAAGATCTATGCAGAAGTAGTGGGTGGAGGTCTAACAGCAGATGCTCATCACATGACAGCTCCTCATCCAGAGGGACTTGGCGCAATGAATGTTATGAAATTGGCTATTGAGGATGCAGGAATGAAGCCAGAGGATATTGATTATGTCAATGTTCATGGTACTTCTACACCGTTGGGTGATATTGCTGAAACAAAAGCAATTAAAGAGGTTTTCGGTGAGCATGCTTACAATTTAAATATCAGCTCAACGAAATCAATGACAGGACACTTATTAGGTGCTGCAGGAGCAATTGAAGCAATTGCTTGTGTAAAAGCTGTTCAGGAAGATATTGTTCCTCCAACTATCAACTTTGAAGTTGAGGATGAAAACATTGACTACAAGCTGAACTTTACATTCGGTAAAGCCCAGAAAAGAGAAGTCAGAGCCGCATTGAGCAATACATTTGGTTTTGGAGGTCACAATACCTCTGTAATCGTTAAGAAATACAATGGGTAG